A region from the Coffea eugenioides isolate CCC68of chromosome 9, Ceug_1.0, whole genome shotgun sequence genome encodes:
- the LOC113782309 gene encoding uncharacterized protein LOC113782309: MAQSRRRTGISLSWSLPPFPYVKLNVDGSSLGNPGLTGVGGILRNHTGRVLKAFSTFYGFCTNTEIEAMALLEGLRLVPWRIDTIIRQVRQEISKADVILEHCYRELNSAADALTKGAAARKCSTTYDATTLPPPVKGISTLDIRQFPYVHLLRALD, from the exons ATGGCACAGTCACGGAGGAGAACAGGCATCTCCTTGTCCTGGTCTTTGCCACCATTCCCATATGTGAAGCTAAATGTCGATGGATCCTCGCTAGGGAACCCGGGTCTCACTGGGGTGGGAGGTATCCTACGCAATCATACAGGTAGAGTTCTTAAGGCCTTCTCAACTTTCTACGGATTCTGCACCAACACGGAGATAGAAGCCATGGCGCTGTTGGAGGGGCTCCGACTAG TACCCTGGAGGATAGACACCATAATCAGGCAAGTGCGCCAGGAGATATCAAAGGCAGATGTCATTCTAGAGCATTGCTACAGGGAGCTTAACTCAGCGGCAGACGCATTAACGAAGGGCGCAGCAGCTCGAAAATGCTCAACTACTTACGACGCAACCACCTTACCGCCACCTGTGAAGGGCATCTCGACCTTAGACATTAGACAGTTCCCGTATGTCCATCTGTTGCGTGCTTTGGACTAG